TAAGACACGAGCCTTCTAAAACCTGAGCCATCTcgcctttgatattattaatcgtAAATTAAGGTTGTATAGGACTTGTATAATAAGCCGTCATAAATTAagagaagaaaatatttttaaatatgttttaaatattggacaacatcacagacattactctgatcccaatataagtagctaaagcacttgtgttatggaaaatcagaagtaacgacggtaccacaaacacccagacccaagacaacatagaaaaccgggaatcgaacccgggacctcggagtggcgtacccatgaaaaccggtgtacacattactcgaccacggaggtcgtcatactCGTTAAGTATCGAAAAATCTTGACTTAGtaactacaaataaattttgGTACACAAGACATGTTAAATATAACTCAAACGACGGCCGTGACGTTTATTTACTGAATGTTTTATAACTTTACGTGATAATACCATAGTAAAAGtgataagttatttaatataattttatatgtcaaATAAGTACTAGCAGTTCGCCGTGGCTTTAGTCATTAAatacattgatataaaaaaaaaaaaaagaaaacttaacgCACATAAACATACAGTTAGACTACAGTTGGACGAGGTGAAGTTaagattaaatcaaaaataacaattcatagTAACACACAACGTCcgcataaacaaaataaacccttcgctattattatttttaataaaatatttatttacaaagtttaatATCTAAGCCGTTGACAGTTGATTAGTTCCTTTGTCTGGAGTCAATCCTGAATGTAGAGTCAAGTAATGGcgacttttttttgttttactttttttattggtaaagGAAAAGGTCAAATGGAGTTATTCTTATGTCGGATGAATGTATCAAACCCCAAATCACATTGGAGGagtatggtggaataagctcctcaACTTCTCATCGAAAGTAGAATAGTCTTAGCTACAGGACCGGATTAACCAAGGCCAAGGATAGCGGTACGTTTTAATTATGGATAAAattgtgttataataaataaaatatattttaggaagcTAGAACAGTAAAAAGTGGCAACGAGAAGTGCCTAGCAGCCTCGACGTGGTGAtagggctttctgcaagccTGTTTGGGTAGGTATCTGCCACACATCAGATAGTCTACCACCAAACACCTGATACAATACAACATGGCGAATCCAGCCTTAACAAAGCGCATAAGCCTTAAGTACGTATAATAGTCAAACTTTCGcacatattttataagcaagCATGATTCCTTCAATGGTGATATTGGCACATAACAAGAGAGTTAgcttaactaattaaaaataattataaaaccacAGAAATCCgaaaatttcaaatatgatgctgacgaaataaaaaaaaaaacaaatcaaaataatagaaaaaaatagcgAACGCACGGACAATACGTCGTGGATAATAGAAATAAGACTGCTTAAAAAAACGAGATCAGCTGCTAACggttttgaaattttttttttacgttaggCTGCATAATCGATACGCAAAGATGGTGTATCTCCAGTCTTACAGGCCAATATCACGTACAGacaatcttttattatatatgcatgttatttgttttgattcttGACCTTATgcctatttgtaataatttatattatgatcaaTAAGCGTAAATAGTATTGTTTTTTAGTCATTCAAGCAAAAACGTCAATAGAATAtcttatttagtatattattccaatcaaatcaatatatcattaaaacctttttattactagtatatttcaatatattatgataatttctaAGATCTCTCCTAtgaaattaagtttataataatatctacaaaGGATGCCCTAGTCACCATAATAATCATGATAGACATTAAAAAACTAAGGTGATTATCGATCTCTTAAAATTCTAATGGCGCCTGGTCTGGTGATAAAGACGTACACTGACAAAGTACTGATAAGTCTACATTGATTTCTAGTTTAATATGCTATGTAATTAACCTACTTATTGAAGGTGATcttttaagtacatatttaattgaGTTATATGCTTTAAGTCCTAGCATATATCACGAAAGTATGATCAggttggaataaaatatataatttttactatctgtatgtataataataatttatctaagaGTTCATATTCAAgtgttcttttaatttaataaacaatgttttaaacTCACAGTATGAACTGAGCTCTACATAGCCAAATTGATGTTTTCAGAATTTAGGATCAAAGTTCATACCTACTCAAGGCTATCTGACGTCACCGGTCACCACGCAGCCGCAATCCTGGATCCGTATTTCATGTATGACGTAAGCAATTCATTCATAGATACTGCCCAAAAATCGTcttcgatatttaatttttttttaatgctatgtgtagtaaagtatatttatttgaacattataataatatccttagattgataatttaaaaaaaaagcttgttATGTAAGAAGCGtcataatttaagaaaattgattatcatatatgtttataatatattgtaagtttacttgaattatattaaacacttGAAAATCTATTACTTTTCATTTAACTCTTCTTTTGTTGATCAATTTAATAAAGGGatgattttgtaaattaaaggtaatttaaataccaatataagatttttaagtttcaattatttaattatgtattgcTTGCTTAACAGAGACATCAGTAATGTTCTAAAGTTTAAGGATAACTAAGTAGGTAACAgtaataaaaacacataaaattttcatattataatcactcgttttgtatgaattttattcaaaaaactcACACCGAGGAACAATTCACAATATTAATGCGGTCCACTCACACATTCACTGTTACCTACTGAGTTACATAAATCCCTGAACACTGAGCACTAGAAATGAAGTTTCACTCACACCCAAAACCATTCAGGATCAGCGTTACATAACAGCTGCCCTCATTTGATTAAGATAATTCACAGCAAATTTAATTCAAGCATTACATAACAACATCAGTCGCTCCACTTATCACTccctttatgtatatttagagGTTATGATTAATCTAGAACAGTTAATATATCACTTCGACTACACTAAGATATTTAATGAGTTCACAGTGAACTTGAATCAAACTTTGACCAATATACTATTATGAGGTTGTTACATAACTGTCACAGTTATAGAAGAGAAtttcatataattctaaattcaaatttggaacaattacatagttaaattttatttcttttaatcaaGTTTAGTAGAACattaaactgtttttatcaTTCAGCCTATGTTGAAcaattatgtaacaataatttataatattaatgaaacaattttttgCTGGAATCATCgtataacactttatttaactaaaaataagttACTAGGATGTTATTTCGCGTCTAAATAATACATGATTTCAGGAGAGTGCCTATCGGTGATTTTAAATCACAATTGAAATTATGGTAACAATTCTTACATTAGATTTAGAGGAGCTTCTTGATCTCGTCATATAAGACGAGTACGAAAGCACCACCTGTGCCTCTGAGGACGTTGGAGAAGGCACCCTTGAAGAAGGCGGAACCTCCCTCAGTCTTCGCGATGGTCGCCCAGCAGTGGATGGTGTTCTTGTAAAGGATATCGCCCTTGGCACGTCCAGACTGCATCATCATACGCCTACGGACCGTGTCGAAGGGATACGAGATGATACCGGCAACTGTGGTGACGGCCTGTGCGATGGCCCAGCTGATGACGATGGGTGTGTTCTTGGGGTCGGGCAACATGCCGCGGGCAGTGTCGTAGAAACCGAAGTAGGCCGCACGGTAGATAATGATACCTTGTACGGACACACCGAAACCCCTGTACAGACCGGTCAAACCGTCGGATTTGAAGATCTTGCTGATGCAGTTTCCGAGACCGGTGAACTCACGTTGTCCATCACCTTTGCCGACATCGGCGGCGAGACGGGTACGGGCGAAGTCGAGTGGGTACACGAAGCATAGGGAGGTAGCTCCGGCGGCACCACCGGACGCAAGGTTACCGGCGAAGTAGCGCCAGAACTGGGTGTGCTTGTCTACGCCTCCGAGGAAGACCTGCTTGTACTTGTCCTTGAAAGCGAAGTTTAGCGCCTGGGTAGGGAAGTACCTGATGACGTTGGCGAAGTTACCACGCCAGAATGAGAGCAGACCCTGCTCTTTGGGAATGCGGACGAAGGCGTCGACGATACCTTTGTAGCGCTGGTCTACGGCGATTTGTTTGCTGACATGCTGGACTTGAAGCAGCAGCTTGACACGCTCGATGGGAGCTACTGCTGTTTTGGAGACCGCGGCAGAGATACCACCAGCGAGGAAGTCCTTAGCGAACGCAACTGGATCGGCGAGGTTcgacattttgtttaattaagtgAGCTCTTCACTGGATGCTTGCCTCGCGAGCGTCGGGTGGGAATCTGCGAGTTCACACGCGGAATGACAAAATCACGAAACACGAACTCCCGATTTGTTCAATCAGGAGATATAAAGTAATTCCGTGATCTCGGGAGCACAAGGGTAGGTGTGTGCCTTTTTTGAAATTCGATCGATCACGTTCTCTCGCAGTTCTGCCTAGAGGAGCGGCGCAAAAGAAGGAAGGAAGGGGTAGATGTTGCCAACTTAACGACAAAGTACCACGAGGTCAGTGTTTTTGCTTAACTTTAactaatttcctttttttttttattataaatggcaacattttaaattacaattttaacttttgagtaactatatatcataatataagtataaacattaaatcatattttggtttttataaatatattgaaattaagacAATACTTTTCTTCAAAAAATTATTCTACCgaaattataaaacgtattttataatagtattgctataaatattttatacatcgtttctttacaaaaatattaaatttatattcctttTGTTATTTGAAAGTAATTGTGAAAATAAGGTCTtacctaatatatttatatcggaAAGTATCAATTGGGGGTAATCAAGTAACAATTGCAACACTTAAATGATAAGCAGTTATTGTcctatattatctatatttttacgTTAATATAATTCGTGATTACGTAACAAAAAGAGtaagtacattatatatttgctaaaaaagataattatgattaaaatatgaattcctAATACACATTTTAAAAGTGTAATAAGAAATAAGAACAAAATGAAGTCCATCAActacattaattttcatttcgttGTAGAAACAAAACGCAATTCAGTGTGTTGCCATTATACACTACAATCAATAACGCTTGGTCAtagaactattttaattttgttagtaTACTTGATGAGGAAAATTAATAATCTGGTAAAAttgacatttcttttttttttaagactaaCTGTCAAAAATCCAATTTGTACAAATTCGTAGGTAAGTGAAATCGATGATCTTAAAAACGTTATAattctgattttatttattttgatgtaaaacaATTAGTATGCAGATGAGTCGTATGAGTTCGCCGTCTATCGGGATGGATGAAGACAGCGGTGCTGGTCATGCATTGACCGATTTCCTTCTTCAACTTGAAAATTATAGCCCTTCGATCCCAGATTCTGTTGTTGCATATTACTTGAACATGTCAGGCTTCGAATCACAAGACCCGAGgtatgtattgtataaaatgtttagatCGACGaagtttttattctatatacataaataaagtttatttacaatacacaGTTATTGTCTCTAGAAAGCATAGTATAGTAATTCtatcaaaacattaattatcCATAAAACATTTGGattcatataaatacatttgtctATCTtcttctttatataatttattgtcatttaatattgtgtatCTGTATAGTTGtcaacaattattttgtaattttcatttttataagttttaaagcctattccaatctTAGAAAGaatgaagataaataaacctCATATTAACATATTCCATTACATACAATTTGCTAAAAGCTCAGCTATATTGAACGCTAATAacagttcttaatttaaatatctttacttCTAAAACAATACTATTTGATTTCACTAATTTTTATGCACTTTTCGATAACAATTTGGTTGATGACACAATTCTTCGCAAATTCATAATGTATGTCATAGATTATTTGTAGCTCTCGACCAGTGATATTTCctcaatttgatgtcaaatattgtttatttggcttttgacCTATTATGGTTGGAATATAAAGTGATATCTAATAGACGTGTCTCATGTAGTAAGACAGGCTTTATATGGAGACTTCCCCTCTTGTGCTTC
Above is a genomic segment from Vanessa tameamea isolate UH-Manoa-2023 chromosome 29, ilVanTame1 primary haplotype, whole genome shotgun sequence containing:
- the LOC113395270 gene encoding ADP,ATP carrier protein isoform X1; amino-acid sequence: MSNLADPVAFAKDFLAGGISAAVSKTAVAPIERVKLLLQVQHVSKQIAVDQRYKGIVDAFVRIPKEQGLLSFWRGNFANVIRYFPTQALNFAFKDKYKQVFLGGVDKHTQFWRYFAGNLASGGAAGATSLCFVYPLDFARTRLAADVGKGDGQREFTGLGNCISKIFKSDGLTGLYRGFGVSVQGIIIYRAAYFGFYDTARGMLPDPKNTPIVISWAIAQAVTTVAGIISYPFDTVRRRMMMQSGRAKGDILYKNTIHCWATIAKTEGGSAFFKGAFSNVLRGTGGAFVLVLYDEIKKLL
- the LOC113395270 gene encoding ADP,ATP carrier protein isoform X2 — its product is MATADFLAGGISAAVSKTAVAPIERVKLLLQVQHVSKQIAVDQRYKGIVDAFVRIPKEQGLLSFWRGNFANVIRYFPTQALNFAFKDKYKQVFLGGVDKHTQFWRYFAGNLASGGAAGATSLCFVYPLDFARTRLAADVGKGDGQREFTGLGNCISKIFKSDGLTGLYRGFGVSVQGIIIYRAAYFGFYDTARGMLPDPKNTPIVISWAIAQAVTTVAGIISYPFDTVRRRMMMQSGRAKGDILYKNTIHCWATIAKTEGGSAFFKGAFSNVLRGTGGAFVLVLYDEIKKLL